From one Spiroplasma endosymbiont of Panorpa germanica genomic stretch:
- the rpsE gene encoding 30S ribosomal protein S5, which produces MSTEDKKVIEVNSSEIAKPTEKTFTPRPGNRPGNKFGNGEKKPFNKDGKRPFDKNNRRFEKEKDPYEEKVVKINRVTKVTKGGRRFRFAAVVVIGDKKGRVGLGTGKANEVPDAIKKAVKEAKKSLIKVSLSGTTVPHEVIGHYGAGRVLIKPAKKGTGVIAGGPARAVIELAGVHDVYAKSLGSNTPINMIRATIEGLKSMQTPESIARLRSNSKVEQRQAPIVEANPVAEKIATA; this is translated from the coding sequence ATGAGTACAGAAGACAAAAAAGTAATCGAAGTTAATTCTTCAGAAATTGCAAAACCAACTGAAAAAACTTTTACTCCAAGACCAGGTAACCGTCCAGGTAACAAATTTGGTAACGGAGAGAAAAAACCTTTTAACAAAGATGGTAAAAGACCTTTTGATAAAAATAATCGTCGTTTTGAAAAAGAAAAAGACCCTTATGAAGAAAAAGTTGTTAAAATTAACCGTGTTACAAAAGTTACTAAGGGTGGACGTCGTTTTAGATTTGCCGCAGTAGTAGTTATTGGTGACAAAAAAGGTAGAGTTGGTTTAGGAACTGGAAAAGCTAATGAAGTTCCAGATGCAATCAAAAAAGCTGTAAAAGAAGCTAAAAAATCATTAATTAAAGTTTCATTATCAGGAACAACAGTTCCCCATGAAGTTATAGGACATTATGGAGCTGGTAGAGTTTTAATCAAGCCTGCTAAAAAAGGTACCGGAGTAATTGCCGGGGGACCTGCAAGAGCTGTGATTGAATTAGCCGGAGTTCATGATGTTTATGCAAAATCACTTGGATCAAACACACCAATAAATATGATTAGAGCAACAATTGAAGGTTTAAAATCAATGCAAACCCCTGAATCAATCGCAAGATTGCGTTCAAATTCAAAAGTTGAACAAAGACAAGCTCCAATAGTTGAAGCTAACCCAGTTGCTGAAAAAATTGCAACTGCTTAA
- the rplP gene encoding 50S ribosomal protein L16 encodes MLMPKRTKYRRPHRVSYEGKAKGASFIAFGEYGLMSLDGAWITTRQIEAARIAMTRYMKRFGKVWIRIFPHMAKTKKPLEVRMGSGKGAPEDWVAVVKQGTFMFEIAGVPEETAREALRLAMHKLPVRCKIIKRGEE; translated from the coding sequence ATGTTAATGCCAAAAAGAACGAAATATCGTCGTCCCCACAGAGTAAGTTACGAAGGAAAAGCTAAAGGTGCAAGTTTTATTGCATTTGGTGAATATGGATTGATGTCATTAGATGGTGCTTGAATTACAACACGTCAAATCGAAGCAGCTCGTATTGCTATGACTCGTTATATGAAACGTTTTGGAAAAGTTTGAATTAGAATTTTCCCACATATGGCTAAAACTAAAAAACCTTTAGAAGTTCGAATGGGAAGCGGAAAAGGTGCACCCGAAGATTGAGTAGCAGTAGTTAAACAAGGTACTTTTATGTTCGAAATCGCTGGTGTTCCTGAAGAAACAGCTAGAGAAGCTTTGCGTTTAGCAATGCATAAATTACCTGTACGTTGCAAAATAATTAAGAGAGGTGAAGAATAA
- the secY gene encoding preprotein translocase subunit SecY, with protein MALKSIKKSKRKNTTVKDEFVKGNFFIRNKDLVKRIVFTLIVLVLVRLGTLLTVPGVTLSPNFKESIDNQEFFQLLSTLGGGSIGRFSILALGVSPYITASIIVQLLSTDVIPVLSRWNKSGERGRKKLDRLTKLLTIPFALMQGIATIFTLVQQGLISPKWSSSELGTAPAWFYFILVPAVMLAGTFLMLWIADQITTRGIGNGVSIIIFTGITASLPANFINTFKFWVNGKEEATILFEGILYYLIYILAFLLVIFFVVLMNEAERKVPIQQTGAGLIDSEQHTPYLPLKVNNAGVIPVIFASAIISTPMTVSQIIEVSNPNSGFVYFTNNFLSFSTWWGIGIYSVLTILFTFLYAQVQINPEKISENFQKSGTFIPGIKPGKDTTKYLSATINRLSILGSFFLALVAVLPYLITKVTNLPSNLAIGGTGLIILISVSLQTIQQIKGRIIQQAFIDKKKEKFSEQGEDASINHIW; from the coding sequence GTGGCTCTTAAGTCTATTAAGAAATCTAAAAGAAAAAATACTACAGTAAAAGACGAATTCGTAAAAGGTAATTTCTTTATAAGAAACAAAGACCTTGTAAAACGAATTGTTTTTACTTTAATAGTACTTGTATTAGTTAGACTTGGAACCTTATTAACTGTACCAGGAGTAACATTATCTCCAAATTTTAAAGAAAGTATTGATAATCAAGAATTTTTTCAATTACTTTCAACTCTTGGAGGAGGAAGTATTGGGAGATTCTCAATTCTTGCTTTAGGAGTTTCCCCATACATTACAGCCTCTATTATTGTGCAATTACTGTCAACTGATGTAATTCCGGTTTTATCTCGCTGAAATAAATCTGGTGAACGAGGAAGAAAAAAACTTGATCGTTTAACAAAATTACTTACTATTCCGTTTGCTTTAATGCAAGGAATTGCTACAATTTTCACTCTTGTTCAGCAGGGATTGATTTCTCCGAAATGATCTAGTAGCGAACTTGGAACAGCACCAGCATGATTTTACTTCATTCTGGTTCCAGCTGTAATGCTTGCCGGAACGTTCTTAATGTTATGAATTGCTGATCAGATTACCACTAGAGGTATAGGTAACGGGGTTTCAATAATAATATTTACAGGTATAACAGCTAGTTTACCTGCAAACTTTATTAACACATTCAAATTCTGAGTAAATGGTAAAGAAGAGGCAACCATTCTTTTTGAGGGAATTTTATATTACTTAATTTATATACTGGCCTTTTTGTTGGTAATATTCTTTGTAGTTTTAATGAATGAAGCAGAAAGAAAAGTACCAATTCAACAAACTGGAGCTGGACTAATTGATTCTGAACAGCATACCCCTTATTTACCGCTAAAAGTAAATAATGCAGGGGTTATCCCCGTGATATTTGCTTCAGCAATTATTTCAACTCCGATGACTGTTTCTCAAATTATCGAAGTTTCGAATCCCAACAGTGGTTTTGTTTATTTTACAAATAATTTCTTGTCGTTTTCAACATGATGAGGAATAGGGATTTATTCAGTACTGACAATTTTATTCACATTTCTATATGCTCAAGTGCAAATTAATCCTGAAAAAATTTCAGAGAACTTTCAAAAATCTGGGACATTTATACCAGGAATTAAACCAGGAAAAGATACAACAAAATACCTTTCTGCAACAATCAATAGGCTAAGTATTTTGGGATCATTCTTCTTGGCCCTAGTAGCAGTGTTACCTTATTTAATTACAAAAGTTACAAATCTTCCAAGTAACTTGGCGATTGGGGGAACCGGTCTAATTATTTTAATTTCTGTATCCCTTCAAACGATTCAACAAATTAAGGGAAGAATTATTCAACAAGCGTTTATTGATAAGAAAAAAGAGAAATTTTCAGAACAAGGCGAAGACGCAAGTATTAATCACATTTGGTAG
- the rplR gene encoding 50S ribosomal protein L18 — MKFTKTEARKRRHFRVRKKVSGTSSKPRLNVFKSNTNFYAQIIDDVAGVTLVSSSSLKMDLKNKNNIEAAKAVGKDLAEKAKAKKISEVVFDRGGYLFHGKVKAFAESAKENGMKF; from the coding sequence ATGAAATTTACAAAAACAGAAGCAAGAAAAAGACGACACTTTAGAGTTCGTAAAAAGGTTTCAGGAACTAGTTCTAAACCAAGACTTAATGTATTCAAATCAAATACCAATTTTTATGCTCAAATAATTGATGACGTAGCAGGAGTAACTTTAGTATCGTCTTCATCATTAAAGATGGACTTAAAAAACAAAAATAACATCGAAGCTGCTAAGGCAGTGGGAAAAGACTTAGCTGAAAAAGCTAAGGCTAAAAAAATATCAGAAGTTGTGTTTGACCGTGGAGGATATTTATTCCATGGTAAAGTTAAAGCTTTTGCCGAATCAGCAAAAGAAAATGGAATGAAATTTTAA
- the rplF gene encoding 50S ribosomal protein L6 yields MSRIGNRVLSIPAGVEIKVEAGNNVTVKGPKGELKANFAPVIEIKVENNTISTIRANEIKHTKQLHGTTNSLLQGMIEGVSNGFVKELQIVGVGYRAALAGNKINLSLGYSHPIEYEIPKGILVEIAKPTEIKISGIDKQLVGEVAANIRAYRRPEPYKGKGVKYKDEYIIRKEGKAAGK; encoded by the coding sequence ATGTCACGTATAGGAAACAGAGTTTTATCAATCCCTGCTGGAGTTGAAATAAAAGTTGAAGCAGGAAACAATGTTACAGTTAAAGGTCCAAAAGGAGAATTAAAAGCTAATTTTGCACCAGTAATAGAAATAAAAGTAGAAAACAACACAATTAGCACAATTAGAGCTAATGAAATTAAACATACAAAACAATTGCATGGTACTACTAATTCATTACTTCAAGGAATGATTGAAGGAGTTAGCAATGGTTTTGTTAAAGAATTACAAATTGTAGGGGTTGGTTATCGTGCAGCTCTTGCAGGTAATAAAATCAACTTATCACTTGGTTACTCACACCCGATCGAATATGAAATTCCAAAAGGAATTTTAGTTGAAATTGCAAAACCAACTGAAATTAAAATTTCAGGAATTGACAAACAGTTGGTTGGAGAAGTAGCTGCAAATATTAGAGCATATAGAAGACCAGAACCTTACAAAGGTAAAGGTGTTAAATACAAAGACGAATACATTATTAGAAAAGAAGGTAAAGCAGCTGGTAAGTAG
- the map gene encoding type I methionyl aminopeptidase yields the protein MVTIKSEFEISKMRIAGQVLGQALKLLEEMIQPGVNCLDLDKAFIEFITSKGCTSNFLGYYDYPAHICVSVNEQLIHGIPQNRILKDGDIVSIDTGCVFEGYHADAALTKICGEPRNNLELKLVNDTRKSLELAIEQVRDDVRIGTISATVQKFIEQNGFQLPTDFAGHGIGTAMHEDPLIPNTGKMDTGMRLKAGMTICIEPMVQISTSKTITAKDKWTVISADNSMAAHFEHTILVTEEGCEILTLFKD from the coding sequence ATGGTTACTATTAAATCCGAATTTGAAATTTCAAAAATGAGAATTGCTGGCCAAGTTTTAGGTCAAGCATTGAAATTGTTAGAGGAAATGATACAACCAGGAGTTAACTGTCTAGATTTAGATAAAGCCTTTATTGAATTTATTACTTCAAAAGGATGTACAAGCAATTTTCTAGGTTATTATGACTATCCAGCTCATATTTGTGTATCTGTTAATGAACAACTAATACACGGTATTCCACAAAACCGCATTTTAAAAGATGGTGATATTGTTTCAATTGATACAGGTTGTGTCTTTGAGGGGTATCATGCTGATGCGGCTTTGACAAAAATTTGCGGAGAACCTAGAAATAACTTAGAATTAAAATTAGTGAACGACACAAGAAAGTCACTAGAATTGGCAATTGAACAGGTGAGAGACGATGTACGCATCGGAACCATTTCTGCTACTGTTCAAAAATTTATTGAGCAAAATGGTTTTCAATTGCCAACAGATTTTGCTGGACATGGAATCGGTACTGCAATGCATGAAGATCCGTTAATTCCTAACACAGGAAAAATGGATACAGGAATGCGTTTAAAAGCAGGAATGACTATTTGTATCGAACCAATGGTGCAAATTTCCACTAGCAAAACAATTACCGCAAAAGATAAATGAACAGTTATTTCTGCGGACAATAGTATGGCTGCACACTTTGAACATACTATCTTGGTAACCGAAGAGGGATGTGAAATCCTTACTTTATTTAAAGATTAG
- the rplV gene encoding 50S ribosomal protein L22 codes for MEAVAKLQMIRIAPRKMRLVVDTIRNKKIADAVAILMNLDKRAAEPVLKLLNSAVANAVNNNGMEADKLFVKTVFVNEGATLKRFRPRAHGRAYEILKRTSHVTIIVSDIR; via the coding sequence ATGGAAGCAGTAGCTAAATTACAAATGATTCGTATCGCACCTAGAAAAATGAGACTTGTTGTCGATACGATCAGAAATAAGAAAATTGCTGATGCTGTAGCAATTTTAATGAACTTAGATAAAAGAGCAGCAGAACCTGTATTAAAATTATTAAACTCAGCAGTTGCAAATGCTGTAAACAACAACGGAATGGAAGCAGATAAGTTATTTGTTAAAACCGTTTTTGTAAATGAAGGTGCAACTCTAAAAAGATTTAGACCTAGAGCTCACGGTAGAGCTTATGAGATTTTAAAAAGAACAAGCCACGTAACAATTATTGTGAGCGACATTAGATAG
- the rpsQ gene encoding 30S ribosomal protein S17, with the protein MMDRNSRKTYQGKVVSDKMNKTITVLVETYKNHPVYKKRVKYSKKYKAHDENQVAKIGDKVEIMETRPLSATKNFRLVRVIEKAVA; encoded by the coding sequence ATAATGGACAGAAATAGTAGAAAAACATACCAAGGTAAAGTTGTTTCAGACAAAATGAATAAGACTATAACTGTTCTTGTCGAAACTTATAAAAACCACCCAGTATATAAAAAACGTGTAAAATATTCTAAAAAATACAAAGCTCATGATGAAAACCAAGTTGCAAAAATTGGTGATAAAGTAGAAATAATGGAAACTAGACCATTGTCTGCTACTAAAAACTTCAGATTAGTTAGAGTTATAGAGAAAGCTGTAGCTTAA
- the rpsS gene encoding 30S ribosomal protein S19, which produces MSRSLKKGPFVDDYLLKKVEALGEKKEIIKTWSRRSTIFPNFIGHTFGVYNGKEFIPVYVTEDMVGHKLGEFSPTRKFGGHGDDKKKKK; this is translated from the coding sequence ATGTCAAGATCGCTAAAAAAAGGTCCTTTTGTTGATGACTACTTATTAAAAAAAGTAGAAGCATTAGGCGAAAAAAAAGAAATTATCAAAACATGATCACGTCGTTCAACAATTTTTCCTAACTTTATTGGACATACTTTCGGAGTATACAATGGAAAAGAATTTATTCCAGTATACGTTACCGAAGATATGGTTGGACACAAACTAGGTGAATTTTCTCCAACAAGAAAATTCGGTGGTCATGGAGACGACAAGAAAAAGAAAAAATAG
- the rplE gene encoding 50S ribosomal protein L5 has protein sequence MAEKYVNRLEKQYKDKIVPELFKEKQYKSVMEVPKLEKIVINMGIGDAVHDVKKLDDAVNELTQITGSKPLVTKAKKSLAVFKLREGMPIGTKVTLRGRKMYDFLDKLINVALPRVRDFRGVSKTSFDGFGNYTLGIKEQIIFPEIDYDKVKKVRGMDITMVTTAKNNTDAYSLLEKMGMPFVK, from the coding sequence ATGGCAGAAAAATATGTGAATCGTTTAGAAAAACAATATAAAGACAAAATTGTTCCTGAGTTATTTAAGGAAAAACAATATAAATCAGTAATGGAAGTACCAAAATTAGAAAAAATTGTAATAAATATGGGAATTGGTGATGCTGTTCATGACGTTAAAAAACTTGATGATGCAGTAAACGAATTAACTCAAATAACAGGATCAAAACCATTAGTAACAAAGGCAAAAAAATCTCTTGCTGTATTTAAATTACGTGAGGGAATGCCAATTGGTACTAAGGTTACTTTAAGAGGAAGAAAAATGTATGATTTCTTAGATAAATTAATCAATGTTGCGCTTCCTCGTGTAAGAGACTTTCGTGGAGTATCTAAAACTAGCTTTGATGGTTTTGGAAACTACACTTTAGGTATTAAAGAACAAATCATTTTCCCTGAAATTGACTACGATAAAGTTAAAAAAGTAAGAGGAATGGATATTACTATGGTAACAACTGCAAAAAACAATACCGACGCATACTCATTATTAGAAAAAATGGGAATGCCTTTCGTTAAGTAG
- the rplO gene encoding 50S ribosomal protein L15 codes for MKLHELKYTPGSHKDATRVGRGMASGKGKTSTRGHKGQNSRSGGGVRPGFEGGQTPLFRRLPKIGFTSMNRKEFAIVNLELIEKLGLTSVDHKTLIEKKVIKNEKTLVKVLGNGKITKSINVKVNKISKSAEEAIKASGGTVEVI; via the coding sequence ATGAAATTACATGAATTAAAATACACTCCAGGTAGTCACAAAGATGCTACTAGAGTAGGACGTGGAATGGCTTCTGGGAAAGGTAAAACTTCAACTAGAGGACACAAAGGTCAAAACTCACGTTCTGGAGGAGGAGTTCGCCCCGGTTTTGAAGGGGGACAAACACCTTTATTCAGAAGATTACCAAAAATTGGATTTACAAGCATGAATCGTAAAGAGTTTGCTATTGTAAATTTAGAACTTATTGAAAAACTAGGTTTAACATCTGTTGATCACAAAACATTGATTGAAAAAAAAGTGATTAAAAATGAAAAAACATTGGTAAAAGTTCTAGGAAATGGTAAAATAACAAAATCAATCAATGTAAAAGTTAACAAAATATCAAAATCAGCCGAAGAAGCTATTAAAGCTAGCGGGGGAACAGTAGAGGTGATTTAG
- a CDS encoding adenylate kinase, translated as MNIILLGAPGSGKGTQAEKLVQDHNFEQLSTGDLFRKNINDKTEMGVEASKLINAGKLVPDDITNKMVDNHLKNNRSDGLIFDGYPRTINQAEVLNDLLKSSQSKIDKVILLEVDEEKLLERLVGRLICPQCKRSFHVKNRPPKTPGICDYDKSVLITRPDDSPEKISIRLQAYEKETKPLVEFYEGKGNLIKIKADNLTSQQVNESILKALEL; from the coding sequence ATGAATATTATTTTATTAGGAGCTCCAGGGAGCGGTAAAGGAACTCAAGCTGAAAAGTTGGTTCAAGATCATAATTTTGAACAACTTTCAACAGGGGACTTATTTAGAAAAAATATCAATGATAAAACCGAAATGGGAGTGGAGGCTAGTAAATTGATCAATGCAGGAAAACTAGTTCCCGATGATATTACAAATAAAATGGTTGATAATCATTTGAAAAATAATCGCAGTGATGGTTTAATTTTTGATGGCTACCCTAGAACAATTAATCAAGCTGAGGTTTTAAATGATTTGTTAAAATCATCTCAATCAAAAATTGATAAAGTCATTTTATTAGAAGTCGACGAAGAAAAACTCTTAGAAAGACTTGTGGGACGATTAATTTGTCCTCAATGTAAGAGAAGTTTTCATGTAAAAAATCGACCTCCAAAAACGCCGGGAATTTGTGATTATGATAAATCAGTTTTAATAACTCGTCCAGATGATAGCCCTGAGAAAATTTCAATAAGATTACAAGCTTATGAAAAAGAAACTAAACCCTTAGTGGAGTTTTATGAAGGTAAAGGTAATTTAATTAAAATCAAGGCAGACAATTTAACCTCTCAACAAGTGAACGAAAGTATTTTAAAGGCGTTGGAGCTATAA
- the rpsC gene encoding 30S ribosomal protein S3 has protein sequence MGQKVSPNALRIGIIRTWDNRWFAEKQEYVKWLHQDIKIRKNVLKKLRNAAVSKIEIERTKKEIKLIVKTARPAIVLGQEGKNIESIVLEVKKTIKDRTANVKIEVVEIKNPDVDATLVAQWIGEQISNRASFRTVQKLAIRKALRAGAKGIKTSVSGRLGGVEMARTEGYLEGSVPLSTLRSDIDYALYEAKTTYGQIGVKVWINHGEILVKEIKNKDKVISDNNFKREAK, from the coding sequence ATGGGACAAAAAGTATCACCAAATGCCTTGAGAATAGGTATTATTAGAACTTGAGATAATCGTTGATTTGCCGAAAAACAAGAGTATGTTAAGTGACTACACCAAGATATTAAAATTCGTAAAAATGTCTTGAAAAAATTAAGAAATGCGGCAGTTTCAAAAATTGAAATTGAACGTACTAAAAAAGAAATTAAATTAATTGTTAAAACTGCTCGTCCTGCTATTGTTTTAGGTCAAGAAGGTAAAAACATCGAAAGTATTGTCTTAGAAGTTAAAAAAACAATTAAAGACAGAACTGCTAATGTAAAAATTGAAGTAGTTGAAATTAAAAACCCAGATGTTGACGCAACTCTTGTTGCTCAATGAATTGGTGAACAGATTTCAAATCGTGCTTCTTTTAGAACAGTTCAAAAATTAGCTATCAGAAAAGCTCTAAGAGCTGGTGCAAAGGGAATTAAAACTTCTGTATCAGGTAGACTTGGTGGAGTAGAGATGGCTAGAACTGAGGGTTACCTTGAAGGATCAGTACCTTTAAGTACTCTTAGAAGTGACATCGACTACGCACTATATGAAGCAAAAACAACTTATGGTCAAATCGGAGTAAAAGTTTGAATTAACCATGGTGAAATATTAGTTAAAGAAATTAAAAATAAAGATAAAGTTATTTCAGATAACAATTTTAAAAGGGAGGCGAAGTAA
- a CDS encoding type Z 30S ribosomal protein S14, whose product MAKKSLKVKQARPQKFAVRAYTRCGNCGRPHSVLKKFNLCRLCFRDLAYKGQIPGIKKASW is encoded by the coding sequence ATGGCTAAAAAATCATTAAAAGTAAAACAAGCTCGTCCGCAAAAATTTGCCGTTCGTGCTTACACTAGATGTGGAAATTGTGGTAGACCACACTCAGTTCTAAAAAAATTCAATTTATGTCGTTTATGTTTTAGAGATTTGGCTTACAAAGGTCAAATTCCTGGAATTAAGAAAGCATCTTGATAG
- the rpsH gene encoding 30S ribosomal protein S8, whose protein sequence is MTTDVIADMLTRIRNANQRYHKDVIIPGSKMKLEIADILKREGFIDGFTVEEDFKKNITINLKYKGKSRVIQGLKRISKPGLRVYAQALEIPQVLNGLGIAIISTSKGIMTDKEARQQKIGGEVLAFVW, encoded by the coding sequence ATGACAACAGACGTTATAGCAGATATGCTTACAAGAATTCGTAATGCTAACCAAAGATATCACAAAGATGTGATTATTCCAGGTAGCAAAATGAAATTAGAAATAGCTGACATTTTAAAGCGTGAGGGTTTCATTGATGGTTTCACAGTAGAGGAAGACTTCAAGAAAAACATCACAATCAATTTAAAATACAAAGGTAAATCAAGAGTTATCCAAGGACTAAAAAGAATATCAAAACCAGGACTTAGAGTTTACGCACAAGCTTTAGAAATTCCACAAGTACTAAACGGATTAGGTATTGCAATAATTTCAACTTCAAAAGGAATAATGACAGATAAAGAGGCTCGCCAACAAAAAATTGGTGGAGAAGTCTTGGCATTTGTTTGATAG
- the rpmJ gene encoding 50S ribosomal protein L36, with the protein MKVRSSVKKICDKCRVIRRKGRVMIICGQPKHKQRQG; encoded by the coding sequence ATGAAAGTAAGATCATCAGTCAAGAAAATATGCGATAAATGTCGTGTAATTAGACGAAAAGGCCGTGTAATGATTATTTGTGGCCAACCCAAACATAAACAACGACAAGGTTAA
- the rplB gene encoding 50S ribosomal protein L2, which translates to MPIKKYRPITNGRRNMTTIDYSVLTTSKPEPSLLGKINEHAGRNNHGQITTRHKGGGHKRKYRIIDFKRNKLDIPGKVATIEYDPNRNAFISLINYADGEKRYILNVKDLKVGTEIIASENADIKLGNAAPLKNIPEGTLVHNVELRPGKGGQMARSAGSKVQILGKDDDGKYVTLRLASGEVRKVLAECYATIGEVGNEEYNLVNWGKAGRNRWRGIRPTVRGSVMNPNDHPHGGGEGRAPIGRKAPLTPWGKKALGVKTRDKKKASTKLIVRRRTK; encoded by the coding sequence ATGCCAATTAAAAAGTATAGACCTATAACTAACGGTCGTCGTAATATGACAACAATAGATTATAGTGTTTTGACAACTTCTAAACCTGAGCCCTCATTATTAGGGAAAATAAATGAGCATGCAGGTAGAAATAATCATGGTCAAATAACCACTCGTCATAAAGGTGGGGGACATAAACGTAAGTACCGTATTATTGATTTTAAAAGAAATAAATTAGATATACCTGGTAAAGTTGCAACCATCGAATATGACCCAAATAGAAATGCATTCATTTCATTGATTAATTATGCAGATGGTGAAAAAAGATACATTCTAAATGTAAAAGATTTAAAAGTGGGAACTGAAATAATCGCTTCAGAGAATGCTGATATTAAATTAGGAAACGCAGCACCATTAAAAAATATTCCAGAGGGTACTTTAGTTCACAATGTTGAATTGCGTCCCGGAAAAGGTGGACAAATGGCCAGAAGTGCTGGATCAAAAGTTCAAATTTTAGGAAAAGATGATGATGGTAAGTATGTTACTTTAAGATTAGCATCTGGTGAAGTACGTAAAGTATTAGCTGAATGTTATGCCACAATTGGAGAAGTTGGTAACGAAGAGTACAACTTGGTAAATTGAGGTAAAGCAGGTAGAAACCGTTGAAGAGGTATTAGACCAACTGTTCGTGGTTCTGTAATGAACCCTAACGATCACCCTCATGGGGGAGGAGAAGGGCGTGCGCCAATTGGACGTAAAGCTCCTTTAACTCCTTGAGGTAAAAAAGCTCTTGGAGTTAAAACTCGTGACAAGAAAAAAGCTTCAACTAAATTAATTGTAAGAAGAAGAACCAAATAG
- the infA gene encoding translation initiation factor IF-1, which translates to MAKEDLLEVEGIVQEVLPNATFKVKLENEIVIDAHVSGKIRMNYIRILPGDKVTVAISPYDMTRGRITYRNKG; encoded by the coding sequence ATGGCAAAAGAAGATCTTTTAGAAGTAGAAGGTATTGTGCAAGAAGTGTTGCCAAACGCAACATTTAAGGTGAAACTAGAAAACGAAATTGTTATCGACGCCCACGTGTCGGGTAAAATCCGAATGAATTACATCCGCATTTTACCCGGAGACAAGGTAACAGTTGCAATTTCACCATATGATATGACACGTGGTAGAATTACTTACCGAAACAAAGGTTAG
- the rplX gene encoding 50S ribosomal protein L24 — MNKQKIIKGDVVKVIAGSHKGKQGPVLKLSKDKKRVYVEGVSAIKHFKPTQTDSEGGIREIPAAVDISNVAIIDPKNKNSFSKIGYQITDDKKIRIARKSKAPLK; from the coding sequence GTGAATAAGCAAAAAATCATTAAAGGTGATGTTGTTAAAGTCATCGCCGGAAGTCACAAAGGTAAACAAGGGCCAGTATTAAAATTATCAAAAGATAAGAAAAGAGTTTATGTTGAAGGTGTTTCTGCAATAAAACACTTTAAACCAACTCAAACAGATTCAGAGGGAGGAATTAGAGAAATTCCTGCAGCTGTTGATATATCAAATGTAGCAATCATTGATCCAAAAAACAAAAATTCATTTTCAAAAATTGGATACCAAATTACTGATGATAAAAAAATTAGAATTGCGCGTAAATCAAAAGCGCCGCTTAAATAG
- the rplN gene encoding 50S ribosomal protein L14: protein MIQNESRLKIADNSGAKEVLVIRNLGGSVRKFTNIGDIVVVTVKSAAPGGAIKKGQVVKAVIVRTVRGLRREDGTYIKFSENAAVIIKEDKTPRGTRIFGPIAREVKEAGFAKIASLAPEVL from the coding sequence ATGATCCAAAATGAATCAAGATTAAAAATAGCCGATAATTCAGGCGCAAAAGAAGTTTTAGTAATTCGTAATCTAGGTGGAAGTGTTAGAAAATTTACAAATATTGGCGACATAGTTGTTGTTACTGTTAAATCTGCTGCTCCAGGTGGAGCAATTAAAAAAGGACAAGTAGTTAAAGCTGTAATTGTAAGAACAGTTAGAGGATTAAGAAGAGAAGATGGTACTTATATCAAATTTTCTGAAAATGCCGCTGTAATTATTAAAGAGGATAAAACCCCTCGTGGAACGCGTATTTTTGGCCCAATTGCGCGAGAAGTTAAAGAAGCTGGTTTTGCTAAAATAGCATCTTTAGCACCAGAAGTTTTATAG